Genomic segment of Pseudomonadota bacterium:
TGTATGGTGGCGCTTGCCCCCTCGCCCAGCGCCACCGTCGCAATGACCGCAGCCACGCCGATGATCACGCCGAGCATGGTGAGCATGGTGCGCATCTTGCTGCGTGCCAGCGAGCGCAACGCGATGGTCATCATCATCTTCATGCGCAGGCGACCATTGCGCTCGGCCATCGCCTGCTCGTCGCTGCAGACACGCGTGTGCGACGGCACATCGCTGCGCCGCGGGCAAACCGCTCGACGAAGCGCGCTCTCAACGCGTCGCGCGAGGCACGGGCCCGGCCCCCGTTGCGGACGCGCTCGTGATCAGCCCCACCCCGACTGATTCACCGGGCTGCAGCGCTGCGTCGAGAACCTCGGTGTGCACCCCGTCGGTGATGCCACACGACACGAAGCGGGGGCGCAGGCGCCCGTCGGGCGAGGTCACCCACACCACCTGCCGCTCAGGCGGTGCATGAACCGCGGCCTCATCGGCCGGCTGGAAGCGCAGCGCGGCGTTCGGAACCCGCACCACGTCGTCGCGATGCGCCACCGCGAGGGTGAGATTGGCGGTCATGCCGGGACGCAAGACAAGCGCGTCGTTGCGCGCGTCGATGAGCACGGGATAGGTGACCACGTTCTGCACCGACTGCCACGCATTTCGTATGCTCACCACGCGCCCGCCCCGGAACACCCGGTTCGGCCATGCATTCACCGTGAACGACACCGACTGGCCCACAAACACCCTCGAGATGTCGCTCTCGTCGACCGACGCCATCACCTGGCAGCGTCGCAGCGCTGTAGCAACCTGGAACATCTGTGGGGTCTGGAAGGAAGCGGCCACGGTCTGACCCGGATCGACGAGGCGAGAGATGATCACGCCGTCGATGGGCGAACGAATCTCCACATACCCCAGGTTCACCACGATCTGGCGCAGGGTGGCACGCGTCTTCTCGAGCTGCGACAGCGCCTGACCCTGCTGCGCGTGAGCGCTCTCCAGCTGCGCCTGGGCGGTGGCCCGCCGGATCCGCGACGTGACAAGCGCCGCGAGTGCGTTTCGAACGTTTGCGTCGGCCCCCACGATGCCGGCCAGAGCCATCCTCACCTGACCGCCTGCGCCTGCCTCATCGGCCTCGGCGGTGAGCAGGCTGGCG
This window contains:
- a CDS encoding efflux RND transporter periplasmic adaptor subunit gives rise to the protein MVLFVAMVVLIALSTVWLRWRAVPRARYETRLVDRGPIDETVLATGTLQPVLTVNVGSQISGQVLQVFVDYNSVVRKGQLLARIDPRTLQAQREQAQADLSNARAAVRSAAADLQGARTNVAAADAGVVAAEATLAQARAARRTAEAQLVQARASVSRTRAQSSMARITYSRNLDLVNERLVAPQDIDAARASLLTAEADEAGAGGQVRMALAGIVGADANVRNALAALVTSRIRRATAQAQLESAHAQQGQALSQLEKTRATLRQIVVNLGYVEIRSPIDGVIISRLVDPGQTVAASFQTPQMFQVATALRRCQVMASVDESDISRVFVGQSVSFTVNAWPNRVFRGGRVVSIRNAWQSVQNVVTYPVLIDARNDALVLRPGMTANLTLAVAHRDDVVRVPNAALRFQPADEAAVHAPPERQVVWVTSPDGRLRPRFVSCGITDGVHTEVLDAALQPGESVGVGLITSASATGAGPVPRATR